The following coding sequences lie in one Capnocytophaga stomatis genomic window:
- a CDS encoding response regulator transcription factor: protein MKILIIEDEPALLETIQQFLKNEKYIVETATDYVSGIDKIGAYDYDCILLDIMLPKGSGIDILKEIKRLNKKDAVIIISAKDSVEDKVLGLDLGADDYLSKPFNLLELHSRIKSAIRRKNQNGENFISFKNVKIFPEDRKVLVSEQEMTLNRKEFDLLYYFMIRPEKTLQKTSLAESVWGDSIDQADSLDFIYSQIKNLRKKLKEYNAEIDFQAVYGIGYKLV, encoded by the coding sequence ATGAAAATCTTAATTATTGAAGACGAACCCGCTCTGTTGGAGACCATACAACAATTTTTAAAAAACGAAAAATACATCGTTGAAACAGCAACCGATTATGTCTCAGGGATTGACAAAATTGGGGCATATGATTACGACTGTATTTTGCTGGACATTATGTTGCCCAAAGGAAGCGGAATTGACATTCTGAAAGAAATTAAACGCCTAAATAAAAAAGATGCCGTTATTATCATCTCGGCAAAAGATTCCGTTGAAGATAAGGTTTTAGGATTGGATTTGGGAGCAGATGATTATCTCTCTAAACCATTCAATTTGTTAGAATTACACTCAAGAATAAAATCAGCCATACGACGAAAAAACCAAAATGGAGAAAATTTCATTTCTTTTAAAAATGTGAAAATTTTTCCTGAAGACCGAAAAGTTTTGGTAAGCGAACAGGAAATGACTTTGAATCGTAAGGAATTTGATTTGCTCTATTATTTTATGATTCGTCCTGAAAAAACCTTACAAAAAACCTCTTTGGCAGAATCCGTTTGGGGTGACAGCATCGACCAAGCCGATAGTTTGGATTTTATTTATTCGCAAATAAAAAACTTACGGAAAAAACTCAAAGAATATAACGCAGAGATTGATTTTCAAGCAGTTTACGGAATTGGATACAAATTAGTATGA
- a CDS encoding sulfatase family protein, with protein sequence MKIKIVTLLALFAASCGIKTKKDKIETTPNVVLIIADDLGYGDLSCYGATTIQTPQVDKLADGGILFTNAHTTAATCTPSRYSLFTGEYNWRRKDTGIADGDAGMVIRPEQVTIADVFKSAGYTTGAIGKWHLGLGNERGSQNWNGFISPGPSDIGFDYSYLMAATGDRVPCVWVENQKVSNYDASAPIEVSYQQPFEGEPLGETHPELLTKLKPSINHGHNQAIVNGISRIGYMKGGGKALWKDENIADSIAQKAVNFIEKNSNKPFFLYVGTNDIHVPRYPHPRFVGKSGMGYRGDAILQFDWTVGRIVETLKKNGLLENTLIIISSDNGPVIDDGYQDQAEELLGNHNPWGEFHHRGGKYSNFEAGTRVPFIVSLPQKVKAGTSDALFSQVDLFATLVAFLGGNIPEGAAKDSQNQLQALLGKDAKGRDYVITSAGALSVNNAEWKYIEPSNRRAYQELTRTYLGNSKEDQLYNVQKDKSESENVANQNPEKVKEMKKILEREKQKGYLK encoded by the coding sequence ATGAAAATTAAAATAGTTACTTTGTTGGCGTTGTTTGCTGCCTCTTGCGGAATAAAAACTAAAAAAGACAAGATAGAGACAACACCCAATGTGGTTTTAATCATTGCTGATGACCTTGGCTACGGTGATTTGAGTTGTTACGGAGCTACAACTATTCAAACGCCTCAGGTGGACAAGCTGGCTGATGGTGGGATTTTGTTCACAAACGCCCACACAACGGCAGCTACTTGTACACCTTCACGCTATTCGTTATTTACGGGCGAATACAATTGGAGAAGGAAAGATACAGGAATCGCCGATGGTGATGCAGGAATGGTTATCCGTCCTGAACAAGTTACCATTGCAGATGTTTTTAAATCAGCGGGTTATACAACAGGAGCTATCGGTAAATGGCATTTGGGGTTGGGAAATGAACGGGGCTCTCAAAATTGGAACGGATTCATTTCGCCTGGTCCTTCGGACATAGGTTTTGATTATTCTTATCTGATGGCTGCTACTGGGGACCGAGTTCCGTGTGTGTGGGTTGAAAATCAAAAAGTTTCCAATTACGATGCTTCTGCCCCCATTGAAGTTAGTTACCAACAGCCCTTTGAAGGGGAACCATTGGGAGAAACGCATCCCGAATTGCTGACAAAACTCAAACCTTCAATAAATCACGGTCATAATCAGGCTATTGTGAATGGTATTTCACGAATAGGATATATGAAAGGAGGAGGGAAGGCTCTTTGGAAAGATGAAAATATCGCAGATTCCATTGCCCAAAAAGCGGTAAATTTTATTGAAAAGAATTCTAATAAACCATTCTTTTTATATGTAGGAACCAATGATATTCACGTGCCAAGATATCCACATCCTCGTTTTGTTGGTAAAAGTGGAATGGGATATCGGGGAGATGCTATTTTGCAATTTGACTGGACGGTTGGGCGGATTGTAGAAACGCTCAAAAAGAACGGATTGCTGGAAAATACGCTTATCATCATAAGCAGTGATAATGGTCCTGTGATTGATGATGGCTATCAAGACCAAGCAGAAGAACTGTTGGGCAATCATAATCCTTGGGGGGAATTCCATCACAGAGGTGGAAAATATAGTAATTTTGAAGCTGGTACGCGTGTTCCGTTCATAGTAAGTTTGCCACAAAAGGTGAAAGCAGGCACGTCTGATGCCTTGTTTTCTCAGGTAGATTTGTTCGCAACATTGGTGGCTTTTTTAGGTGGAAATATTCCCGAAGGAGCTGCGAAAGACAGTCAAAACCAATTGCAAGCCTTGCTGGGAAAAGATGCCAAAGGAAGGGATTATGTTATCACATCGGCAGGGGCATTGTCCGTGAATAATGCGGAATGGAAATACATAGAGCCAAGCAATCGCAGGGCTTATCAAGAACTGACGCGTACGTATCTTGGAAATTCAAAGGAAGACCAACTTTATAATGTTCAGAAAGATAAGTCCGAAAGTGAAAACGTAGCCAATCAGAATCCTGAAAAAGTAAAAGAGATGAAGAAAATTCTTGAAAGAGAAAAACAGAAAGGATATTTGAAATAA
- a CDS encoding DUF4293 domain-containing protein, with protein MIQRIQSVYMLVVAVISGILPLIFSLYTQAGTVVFAYKNDVTSGVLFAISAVLAIYSIFKFKTRQTQFVLNRLNILINLTLLGIFVYRVLTSSGENLISEKGVGIFLPVLSIVFLFLANQAIRRDENLVKSADRLR; from the coding sequence ATGATTCAGAGAATACAAAGCGTTTATATGTTAGTTGTGGCAGTTATTAGTGGAATTCTTCCTCTGATATTTTCGTTATATACGCAAGCTGGCACGGTTGTATTCGCGTACAAAAATGATGTTACAAGCGGTGTTTTGTTTGCAATATCAGCAGTTTTAGCAATTTATAGTATTTTCAAATTCAAGACAAGACAGACTCAGTTTGTTCTCAACAGACTGAATATCCTTATAAATCTTACTTTACTAGGAATATTTGTATATCGAGTGCTAACCTCATCCGGAGAAAATTTAATTTCTGAGAAGGGTGTTGGGATTTTCTTACCCGTCCTTTCTATCGTTTTTTTGTTTTTGGCCAATCAGGCTATTCGGCGGGACGAAAATCTTGTAAAATCAGCAGATAGATTACGATAG
- a CDS encoding AIR synthase related protein translates to MEVSKRYAQRGVSASKGDVHNAIKNIDKGLFPKAFCKIVPDYLTNDEEYCLVMHADGAGTKSSLAYMYWKETGDLSAWKGIAQDALIMNIDDLLCVGAVDDIMLSSTIGRNKNVIPAEVISAIINGTEELISELKEFGVNIHSTGGETADVGDLVRTVIVDSTVVARMKRSQVIDNSNIKEGDVIVGLASFGQAKYEKEYNGGMGSNGLTSARHDVFAKCLAEKYPESFDASVPEELVYSGTKKLTDLVENSPLDAGKLVLSPTRTYAPIIKKILEKYNTKQIHGMVHCSGGAQTKILHFVDNLHIIKDNLFEVPPLFKLIQKESGTDWKEMYQVFNCGHRMELYVPQEIANDIISISESFGVAAKIIGRVEKSESKRLTINSEYGNFEY, encoded by the coding sequence ATGGAGGTAAGTAAACGATACGCACAGCGTGGTGTTTCGGCATCAAAAGGAGATGTGCATAATGCAATAAAAAATATCGATAAAGGGCTTTTCCCAAAGGCTTTCTGCAAAATAGTCCCTGATTATTTAACAAATGATGAAGAATATTGTTTGGTTATGCACGCCGATGGGGCAGGAACAAAGTCTTCTTTGGCATATATGTACTGGAAGGAAACAGGTGATTTGTCCGCTTGGAAAGGCATTGCACAAGATGCTTTGATTATGAACATTGATGATTTGCTTTGTGTTGGGGCAGTTGATGATATTATGCTTTCTTCAACCATTGGTCGAAATAAAAATGTGATTCCTGCTGAGGTAATTTCGGCAATTATCAACGGAACGGAAGAACTTATTTCCGAGTTGAAAGAATTCGGCGTCAATATTCATTCAACGGGAGGAGAAACAGCCGATGTCGGTGATTTGGTTCGTACCGTGATTGTTGATTCTACAGTTGTGGCACGAATGAAAAGAAGTCAAGTTATTGATAATTCAAATATTAAAGAAGGCGATGTTATTGTAGGATTGGCTTCTTTCGGGCAGGCAAAATATGAGAAAGAATATAACGGAGGAATGGGAAGTAACGGTTTGACTTCCGCTCGGCACGATGTATTTGCTAAATGCTTAGCTGAGAAATATCCGGAAAGTTTTGATGCTTCCGTTCCTGAGGAGTTGGTGTATTCCGGAACAAAAAAACTGACTGATTTGGTTGAAAACAGTCCGTTAGATGCAGGAAAATTAGTACTTTCACCAACGCGAACTTACGCTCCGATAATTAAAAAAATTCTTGAGAAGTACAATACAAAACAAATTCACGGAATGGTGCATTGTAGCGGAGGAGCCCAAACAAAAATATTACATTTTGTTGATAATTTGCATATTATAAAAGATAATTTATTTGAAGTTCCTCCTCTTTTCAAGTTAATTCAAAAAGAATCGGGCACGGATTGGAAGGAAATGTATCAGGTTTTCAATTGCGGACATCGTATGGAACTTTATGTGCCTCAGGAAATCGCAAATGACATTATTTCCATTTCAGAGAGTTTTGGCGTGGCAGCGAAAATTATAGGTAGGGTAGAAAAGTCCGAAAGTAAAAGACTAACCATCAATAGTGAATACGGGAATTTTGAATACTAA
- a CDS encoding DUF6261 family protein, with protein MKITLSKLNTKELATLTETTISISKSGKYTFVESNELLKQVEEIFKVYRTVYTKSTFSGKGKSVAEADRHRDKLYNGLRDYIKGYAGLEPLPHNAKAKTIYAVFKKYGTRLAKLKYAEQTAQLRKFLEEMNLPENLLLLEDLGVKAILDLLKQAQDDFDVIYAEQIASNSELRNIPSATKIRSELEEYLRAYFTFIKAMQKSPEWKPLYNEINELVKSIKPNSSEKKNNKPEEPQS; from the coding sequence ATGAAAATCACTTTATCAAAACTTAACACCAAAGAGTTAGCTACATTAACCGAAACAACAATTTCTATTTCTAAAAGCGGAAAGTACACATTTGTAGAAAGTAATGAGCTTTTAAAACAAGTAGAGGAAATTTTTAAAGTGTACAGAACTGTCTATACAAAATCAACTTTCAGCGGAAAAGGCAAATCAGTAGCCGAAGCAGACAGACATCGCGACAAACTTTACAACGGCTTACGCGATTACATAAAGGGATATGCAGGTTTGGAACCTCTCCCCCACAATGCTAAAGCAAAAACCATTTACGCAGTATTTAAAAAATATGGAACCAGACTCGCAAAACTAAAATATGCTGAACAAACTGCTCAACTACGAAAGTTTCTTGAAGAAATGAATCTACCTGAAAATCTGTTACTATTGGAAGATTTGGGCGTAAAAGCTATTTTAGATTTGTTAAAACAAGCTCAAGATGATTTTGATGTTATTTACGCCGAGCAAATAGCCAGTAATTCTGAGCTTCGTAATATTCCTTCGGCAACTAAAATACGCTCCGAATTAGAAGAGTATTTACGAGCGTATTTTACTTTCATAAAAGCAATGCAAAAAAGCCCCGAATGGAAACCTCTGTACAACGAAATTAATGAATTGGTAAAATCAATAAAGCCTAATTCTTCTGAAAAGAAGAATAACAAACCCGAAGAGCCTCAAAGCTAA
- the bcp gene encoding thioredoxin-dependent thiol peroxidase has protein sequence MNTLKIGDSVKNFKGIDQNGKEISLSDYKGKKLIIFFYPKASTPGCTAEACDLRDGYNLLQEKGYEILGISADSVTKQANFASKNNLSFPLIADENKQIIQQFGVWGEKKFMGKTFDGIHRMTFILNENHTVTHVIEKVKTKEHTQQILEIIK, from the coding sequence ATGAATACATTAAAAATTGGCGATTCTGTTAAGAATTTTAAAGGTATAGACCAAAATGGAAAAGAAATCAGTCTTTCCGATTACAAAGGAAAAAAGCTGATAATTTTCTTCTACCCGAAGGCAAGTACTCCGGGCTGCACCGCCGAAGCTTGCGATTTACGAGATGGTTACAACCTTCTGCAAGAAAAAGGATATGAAATTTTGGGCATCAGTGCCGATTCTGTAACAAAACAAGCTAATTTTGCCTCCAAAAATAATCTGAGTTTTCCGTTAATTGCCGATGAAAATAAGCAAATTATCCAACAATTTGGGGTGTGGGGCGAAAAGAAATTTATGGGTAAAACTTTCGATGGAATACATCGTATGACTTTCATTCTGAACGAAAATCATACGGTAACACACGTTATAGAAAAGGTAAAAACGAAAGAACACACACAACAAATTTTAGAGATTATCAAGTAA
- a CDS encoding SLC13 family permease yields MYITLSILLISAVFFMSGRVRSDLVALCSLVLLVVFGILTPEEALSGFSSSVVIMMIGLFVVGGAIFQTGLAKMISSKILRLAGNSEIKLFILLMLVTSFIGAFVSNTGTVALMLPIVVSMAMSSNINTSRLLMPMAFASSMGGMMTLIGTPPNLVIDEVLAKEGFPQLTFFSFTPVGIVCLIVGILFLIPASKFLLSKKENSGTENKKKSKSLYDLVNEYQLATNLYRVQVNKNSPFEGKSIKEIRIYEKYRTSVLEIRRKSTSNNPFFKSGNQEVVNADTIIFEGDILYLQGDFENIQMMISENNLQLLDTHQTEEKESDMLNFQEVGIAEVLIMPASKLVNLPIKDSKLREHFGLNILGIQRKNTYILQHLKDEKMHSGDILLVQGTWEHIAKLEAERSQLVVLGQPMSEASKVTLTHKAPIAGLIMIAMVFAMMFDFIPIAPVTAVLIASLLMVISGALRNTEAAYKTINWESVVLIAGMLPMALALEKTGVSDLVSKTLVGSLGGYSPYVLLAGVYFTTSLMTMFISNTATAVLLAPIAFQSAVSLGLNPQAFLFAVAVGASMCFASPFSTPPNALVMSAGRYTFMDYVKVGLPLQIIMGIVMIFVLPLLFPF; encoded by the coding sequence ATGTACATAACACTTTCTATACTCCTTATTTCAGCCGTATTTTTTATGAGCGGAAGAGTTCGCTCGGATTTGGTTGCTTTGTGTTCTTTGGTTTTGCTGGTTGTTTTTGGAATTTTAACTCCTGAAGAGGCACTTTCGGGCTTTTCAAGTTCTGTTGTGATAATGATGATTGGGCTTTTTGTGGTGGGAGGTGCTATTTTTCAGACGGGACTTGCGAAAATGATTAGTAGCAAAATCCTTCGGTTAGCTGGAAATAGTGAAATTAAACTCTTCATATTGCTGATGCTGGTAACTTCATTTATCGGAGCTTTCGTAAGTAACACAGGTACAGTGGCTTTGATGCTTCCGATAGTGGTTAGTATGGCAATGAGTTCCAACATCAATACAAGTCGTTTGCTAATGCCAATGGCTTTTGCAAGCAGTATGGGCGGGATGATGACCCTTATCGGGACACCTCCGAACTTGGTAATTGACGAAGTTCTTGCAAAAGAAGGTTTTCCGCAACTGACGTTTTTTTCATTCACGCCCGTTGGAATTGTTTGTTTGATTGTTGGAATCTTATTTTTAATCCCTGCAAGTAAGTTTTTGCTATCAAAAAAGGAAAATTCAGGGACAGAAAACAAAAAAAAGAGTAAATCTTTGTATGATTTAGTTAATGAATATCAACTTGCTACGAATTTATATCGTGTACAAGTTAATAAAAACTCGCCTTTCGAAGGAAAATCAATAAAAGAGATACGAATTTATGAAAAATATCGTACTTCTGTGTTAGAAATACGGCGTAAATCTACCTCCAACAATCCTTTTTTCAAATCTGGCAATCAAGAAGTGGTGAATGCTGATACAATTATTTTTGAAGGAGATATTTTATATTTGCAAGGAGATTTTGAAAATATTCAAATGATGATTTCTGAAAATAATTTGCAACTTTTAGATACTCACCAAACAGAGGAAAAAGAGTCAGATATGCTTAATTTTCAAGAGGTAGGAATTGCAGAAGTGTTGATTATGCCTGCTTCAAAATTGGTAAATTTACCTATTAAAGATTCTAAGCTAAGAGAGCATTTCGGTTTGAATATTTTAGGAATTCAGCGAAAAAACACCTACATCTTACAACATTTGAAAGATGAAAAAATGCATTCCGGAGATATTCTGCTTGTGCAAGGAACTTGGGAACACATCGCAAAACTTGAAGCCGAACGCAGTCAGCTGGTTGTTTTAGGACAACCGATGAGTGAAGCCTCAAAGGTTACCCTGACTCATAAAGCTCCCATAGCAGGACTCATTATGATAGCAATGGTTTTTGCTATGATGTTCGATTTTATCCCGATTGCTCCTGTTACGGCTGTTTTAATAGCGTCACTTTTAATGGTAATTTCAGGAGCTTTGCGAAATACGGAAGCTGCTTACAAAACTATCAATTGGGAAAGTGTGGTACTAATTGCGGGAATGTTACCGATGGCTTTGGCTCTGGAAAAAACAGGAGTTTCCGATTTGGTTTCAAAGACTCTGGTGGGAAGTTTGGGAGGATACAGCCCTTATGTGCTTTTGGCGGGAGTTTATTTTACTACTTCACTTATGACAATGTTCATAAGTAACACAGCCACAGCAGTTCTTCTGGCTCCGATTGCTTTTCAATCCGCAGTTTCATTAGGTTTGAATCCGCAAGCGTTCCTCTTCGCTGTTGCCGTTGGGGCAAGTATGTGCTTTGCCTCTCCTTTTTCAACGCCGCCCAATGCACTAGTAATGTCCGCAGGAAGATACACATTTATGGATTATGTAAAAGTGGGACTTCCATTGCAAATCATTATGGGAATTGTGATGATTTTTGTGCTTCCGCTGCTGTTTCCTTTTTAA
- a CDS encoding phosphoribosyltransferase family protein, with protein MTPILNHQDIQHKIRRIAFQIYETNLNESQIILAGIQGNGYIFAENLKKMLSEISPIEVILCKVKMNKKNPLEGITTSIEPEQYKNKVVVLVDDVLNSGLTLIYGVKHFLEVPLKKLTTAVLVNRNHKNFPIKADFKGISLSTSLQEHVSVEFNEGNYVAYLE; from the coding sequence ATGACACCAATATTAAATCATCAGGATATTCAGCACAAAATCAGACGTATAGCTTTTCAGATTTATGAAACAAATTTGAATGAAAGCCAAATTATTTTAGCAGGAATTCAAGGAAATGGGTATATTTTTGCAGAAAACTTAAAAAAAATGCTTTCTGAAATTAGCCCGATTGAAGTGATTTTATGCAAAGTGAAAATGAATAAGAAAAATCCGCTTGAGGGAATTACAACTTCCATAGAACCAGAACAATACAAAAATAAAGTAGTCGTTTTGGTTGATGATGTTTTAAATTCGGGACTGACGCTAATTTATGGTGTAAAACACTTTTTAGAAGTTCCTTTAAAGAAATTAACCACTGCCGTTTTAGTGAACAGAAATCACAAAAACTTCCCGATAAAGGCTGATTTTAAGGGGATTTCGTTATCTACTTCCTTGCAAGAACACGTTTCGGTTGAGTTTAACGAAGGAAATTATGTTGCATATTTGGAATAA
- a CDS encoding nucleotide exchange factor GrpE: protein MSTEKNTHEEFVSNEELQKEEITPETESEQNNESPQNNIEEELAKEKDKFLRLFAEFENYKKRTTKERIELFKTAGEDILSAMLPVMDDFDRALAEISKSGDENMLKGVELIHNKLVNTLKSKGLEKIEVSPSDVFDSEIHEAITQIPAPTEDLKGKIIDIIEKGYKLGNKVIRYPKVVVGQ from the coding sequence ATGAGTACGGAAAAGAATACACACGAAGAGTTCGTTTCAAATGAAGAGCTTCAAAAAGAAGAAATTACCCCTGAAACGGAATCTGAACAAAATAATGAATCTCCTCAAAATAATATAGAAGAAGAGCTGGCGAAGGAAAAGGATAAATTTTTGCGTCTGTTTGCTGAGTTTGAAAATTATAAAAAACGCACAACTAAGGAGCGAATTGAGCTTTTTAAAACGGCAGGAGAAGACATTTTGTCAGCAATGTTGCCTGTAATGGACGATTTTGACAGAGCTTTGGCAGAAATTTCAAAATCAGGTGATGAAAATATGTTAAAAGGAGTGGAGCTAATACACAATAAGTTAGTTAATACTCTGAAATCAAAAGGATTGGAGAAGATAGAAGTTTCTCCGAGTGATGTTTTTGACAGTGAAATTCACGAGGCAATAACGCAAATTCCTGCACCAACAGAAGATTTGAAAGGGAAAATTATAGATATTATCGAAAAAGGATACAAATTAGGAAATAAAGTTATCCGATATCCAAAAGTTGTTGTAGGACAATAG
- the dnaJ gene encoding molecular chaperone DnaJ, protein MKKDYYEILEVSKTATTAEIKKAYRKQALKYHPDKNPGDKQAEENFKLAAEAYEVLSDDNKRAQYDRFGHAAFDNAGGGYHSTMEDIFSHFGDIFGGRFSGFSGFGGFGGGQQARMRGENLRVRIKVSLEDVVKGAEKKIKVKRKVQAEGVTYKTCPTCNGTGQIVREVNTMLGRMQTASSCSSCYGSGQVIDSRPSEADSQGLKVVEETISVKIPAGVMEGVQLKVSGKGNEAPGRDSLAGDLLVVIEEQEHETLKREGENLHYDLYVSFSEAALGASKEIETVTGKVRIKLEEGIQSGKILRLKGKGVPSLNGYGTGDLIIHVNVWTPKNLTEKQKEFFREMLNDAKFEPKPEKTDKSFFEKVREMFS, encoded by the coding sequence ATGAAAAAAGATTACTACGAAATATTAGAAGTTTCAAAAACGGCAACCACTGCTGAAATTAAAAAAGCGTATCGCAAACAAGCTTTAAAATACCATCCGGACAAAAATCCGGGGGATAAACAAGCCGAGGAAAATTTTAAGTTAGCCGCTGAAGCCTATGAAGTGCTGAGTGATGACAACAAAAGAGCTCAGTATGACCGTTTTGGGCACGCAGCTTTTGATAATGCCGGTGGCGGTTATCACTCGACGATGGAGGATATTTTCAGCCATTTTGGAGATATTTTTGGCGGGCGATTTTCAGGTTTTTCAGGATTTGGAGGCTTCGGAGGAGGACAGCAGGCTCGTATGCGAGGCGAAAATCTTCGAGTTCGTATAAAAGTTTCTCTGGAAGACGTTGTAAAAGGTGCTGAAAAGAAAATAAAAGTTAAAAGAAAGGTTCAGGCAGAGGGAGTTACCTATAAAACGTGTCCGACTTGTAACGGAACTGGGCAAATTGTCAGAGAGGTGAACACAATGCTTGGAAGAATGCAAACGGCAAGTTCTTGTTCTTCCTGCTATGGAAGTGGTCAGGTTATTGATTCTCGTCCGTCAGAGGCTGATTCTCAAGGGTTAAAAGTTGTTGAAGAGACGATTTCCGTGAAAATTCCGGCTGGGGTTATGGAGGGCGTTCAGCTGAAAGTCAGCGGGAAAGGTAATGAAGCTCCGGGAAGAGACAGCCTTGCGGGTGATTTGCTGGTGGTCATAGAAGAGCAAGAACACGAAACGCTCAAAAGAGAAGGCGAAAATTTGCATTATGACCTTTATGTCAGTTTTTCGGAAGCAGCTTTGGGGGCTTCCAAAGAGATTGAAACCGTTACGGGAAAAGTACGAATTAAATTAGAAGAAGGAATACAATCCGGAAAAATTCTTCGGTTAAAAGGGAAAGGAGTTCCCAGCTTAAATGGCTATGGAACAGGCGATTTAATCATTCACGTGAATGTTTGGACTCCTAAAAATCTTACGGAAAAACAGAAAGAATTTTTTAGAGAAATGCTCAACGATGCCAAGTTTGAGCCAAAACCTGAAAAAACGGATAAATCCTTTTTTGAGAAAGTAAGGGAAATGTTTTCATAA
- a CDS encoding M48 family metallopeptidase — translation MRRISLVIIFLVIFSCKTNPFTGKNTLNFKSNSTLFPMAFTQYSTFLKENEVVMGTAEAEMVKRVGQRIAKAAQMWAEAIGHKDYLKDYKWEYNLVHDKQANAWCMPGGKIVVYTGILPITKSEEGLAVVMGHEVAHALLDHGAQRMSASDIQVLGAIVGNVALHNSKYKDTFNAAYAPATQILGMLPYSRSHETEADEIGIQLMAIAGYNPEEAPKLWERMQANSSGQSLEILSTHPSNASRIANLKNWVPKAKAEAAKYGITTFK, via the coding sequence ATGAGAAGAATTAGTCTGGTTATCATTTTTTTAGTGATTTTTTCTTGTAAAACAAATCCGTTTACGGGAAAAAATACTTTGAACTTTAAATCGAACAGTACTTTGTTCCCGATGGCTTTTACTCAATATTCTACTTTTCTGAAAGAAAATGAAGTTGTTATGGGAACTGCCGAAGCTGAAATGGTTAAGCGGGTAGGGCAACGAATTGCCAAGGCAGCTCAAATGTGGGCAGAGGCAATCGGTCATAAGGACTATTTGAAAGATTATAAGTGGGAATACAATTTGGTTCACGACAAGCAAGCCAATGCGTGGTGTATGCCAGGGGGGAAAATCGTGGTTTATACGGGAATTCTTCCCATTACCAAAAGCGAGGAAGGGCTGGCAGTTGTTATGGGGCACGAAGTTGCTCACGCACTGCTTGACCACGGAGCCCAACGTATGAGTGCAAGTGACATACAGGTACTCGGAGCGATTGTCGGCAATGTGGCTCTTCACAACAGCAAGTATAAAGACACATTCAACGCTGCGTACGCACCTGCAACGCAAATATTAGGAATGTTGCCTTACAGCCGTTCGCACGAAACCGAAGCCGATGAAATAGGAATTCAACTTATGGCAATTGCAGGATACAATCCTGAAGAAGCACCTAAATTATGGGAACGAATGCAAGCAAACAGTTCAGGACAGTCGCTTGAAATACTAAGTACACACCCGTCCAACGCTTCGCGAATAGCAAATCTGAAAAATTGGGTTCCTAAAGCAAAAGCCGAAGCAGCAAAATACGGAATTACAACCTTCAAATAA
- a CDS encoding endonuclease III domain-containing protein translates to MKKSEKVSFVINTLEEIYPKVDVPLDHKDPYTLLIAVLLSAQSTDARVNQITPLLFAKADNPYDMIKLSVDEIREIIKPVGLSPAKSKGIYELSHILIDKHGGEVPQSFEDLEALPAVGHKTASVVMSQAFGVPAFPVDTHIHRLMYRWGLSNGKNVTQTEKDAKRLFPEEKWNKLHIQIILYGREYSPARGWNIEKDIITKTIGRKSVINSI, encoded by the coding sequence ATGAAGAAATCCGAAAAAGTAAGCTTTGTAATCAATACATTGGAGGAAATATACCCAAAAGTAGATGTCCCCCTTGACCATAAAGACCCGTACACCCTATTAATAGCCGTGCTACTCTCCGCACAAAGCACCGATGCTCGTGTAAATCAAATAACGCCCTTACTTTTTGCAAAAGCGGACAATCCGTACGATATGATAAAGCTATCCGTTGATGAGATTCGTGAAATCATCAAACCGGTGGGGCTTTCTCCTGCCAAGTCGAAAGGAATTTACGAACTGTCACACATTTTGATTGACAAACACGGCGGGGAAGTGCCGCAGAGCTTCGAGGATTTGGAAGCGTTGCCTGCCGTTGGGCATAAAACGGCCAGCGTGGTGATGTCGCAAGCCTTCGGCGTCCCTGCGTTTCCTGTGGATACGCATATTCATCGCTTAATGTACCGATGGGGGCTATCAAACGGAAAGAATGTGACGCAAACGGAGAAAGATGCGAAGCGTTTATTTCCAGAGGAGAAGTGGAACAAGCTCCATATCCAGATTATTTTATATGGGAGGGAATATAGTCCTGCCCGTGGGTGGAATATCGAGAAAGATATTATCACAAAAACCATCGGACGGAAGTCAGTTATTAATTCCATTTAA